The genomic DNA GTCCCGGAGGTCCACCAGGCATCGGAGGTCCAGGAGGACCACAGGGTCCaggttcataaatatttttttttatatttcttcataaatgacattataatatttacgtgAATAAAGACAATTAATGTTTTCCATATGTATAGGATACCCAGGATCTACAGGAATACCAGGACAGCCAGGAATACCGGGACAACCAGGTCAACCAGGAAGACCAGGCACTCCAGGAGGACCAGGTGGCCCAGGCGGTCCTGGAGGTCCCGGAGGTCCACCAGGCATCGGAGGTCCAGGTGGACCACAGAGTCCAGgttcataaattattttattatattacttcataaatgaaattataatatttacgtgAATAAACAGAACTAATGATTTTCAAATGTCTAGGATACCCAGGATCTACAGGAATACCAGGACAGCCAGGAATACCGGGACAACCAGGTCAACCCGGAAGACCAGGCACCCCGGGAGGACCAGGTGGCCCAGGCGGTCCTGGAGGTCCCGGAGGTCCACCAGGCATCGGAGGTCCAGGTGGACCACAGAGTCCAGgttcataaattattttattatattacttcataaatgaaattataatatttacgcgAATAAACAGAACTAATGATTTTCAAATGTCTAGGATACCCTGAATCTACAGGAATACCAGGACAGCCAGAAATACCGGGACAACCAGGTCAACCCGGAAGACCAGGCACCCCGGGAGGACCAGGTGGCCCAGGCGGTCCTGGAGGTCCCGGAGGTCCACCAGGCATCGGAGGTCCAGGTGGACCACAGGGTCCAggttcataaataattttattatattacttcaTAAAtgacattataatatttacgcGAATAAACACAACTaatgtttttcatatgtataggATACCCAGGATCTACAGGAATACCAGGACAGCCAGGAATACCGGGACAACCAGGTAAACCCGGAAGACCAGGCACCCCGGGAGGACCAGGTGGCCCAGGTGGTCCTGGAGGTCCTGGAGGTCCACCAGGCATCGGAGGTCCAGGAGGACCACAGGGTCCaggttcataaatatttttttttatatttcttcataaatgacattataatatttacgtgAATAAAGACAATTAATGTTTTCCAAATGTATAGGATACCCAGGATCTACAGGAATACCAGGACAGCCAGGAATACTAGGCCAACCAGGTCAACCAGGAAGACCAGGCACTCCGGGAGGACCAGGTGGCCCAGGCGGTCCTGGAGGTCCCGGAGGTCCACCAGGCATCGGAGGTCCAGGTGGACCACAGAGTCCAGgttcataaattattttattatattacttcataaatgaaattataatatttacgcgAATAAACAGAACTAATGATTTTCAAATGTCTAGGATACCCAGGATCTACAGGAATACCAGGACAGCCAGGAATACCGGGACAACCAGGTCAACCCGGAAGACCAGGCACCCCGGGAGGACCAGGTGGCCCAGGCAGTCCTGGAGGTCCCGGAGGTCCACCAGGCATCGGAGGTCCAGGTGGACCACAGGGTCCAGgttcataaattattttattatattacttcaTAAAtgacattataatatttacgcGAATAAACACAACTAATGTTTTTCATACGTATAGGATACCCAGGATCTACAGGAATACCAGGACAGCCAGGAATACCAGGACAACCAGGTCAACCCGGAAGACCAGGCACCCCGGGAGGACCAGGTGGCCCAGGCGGTCCTGGAGGTCCCGGAGGTCCACCAGGCATCGGAGGTCCAGGAGGACCACAGGGTCCaggttcataaatattttttttaatatttcttcatAATtgacattataatattttcgtgaataaatacaattaatgtTTTCCAAATGTATAGGATACCCAGGATCTACAGGAATACCAGGACAGCCAGGAATACCGGGACAACCAGGTCAACCCGGAAGACCAGGCACCCCGGGAGGACCAGGTGGCCCAGGCGGTCCTGGAGGTCCCGGAGGTCCACCAGGCATCGGAGGTCCAGTAGGGCCACAGGGTCCAGGTTCgttaatgattttattatattaattattttgcgATGTTATAATTAAACTTTGGCGCTACCTTGCGtgccattgttcatttttatggtgaacctttttacgattctttgtatGTAGtaactggaaaagacttcgataatgatTTAGATGAAgtttattaatatgtaaatttacacaTGTGGAATTTGAATCCGCAAAGCGTATCGACGAAACACAAGGTTCGCGAACGCTGGCCCAATGCAGACTGACCGGCTGGCAGCGTCAGTTTCCGGCCACGACTCGTCAATGATACCAATCGATCAATGAGTTAATACGAATGTTTGCCACACGTCGAAACAacgtcggaacatagtcccacataggagaACTGTTGagaatacagttattctacagagttacagcatcactgatgagtcgtttacaataaatcatagctcttaaaataattcaatagagGGTGAGTAATGAAACCTTTTGCCTCATCCAATGTGAGGATATATTCACCCAGACCTCTgggtgaatattatatttatttacattaaaaaattttgaaatcccttttgaagctgtgaataagcattacaagataagtatACTTTAAataagagagagtggactgtataatttaaaacacttaagcattcctcatcttgatgttaacttagataATACAATATTGACACTATTACAGCTCTCTAAACATTAACTAGTGAGTGTTATGCTCCTAAGTTAAATTGATTTCATAAATAAGCAACACAAACGTTGCTGAATTAAAAGTACATTAGAACGTTAATTAATTCATTCCTACAAACAGGAAATGAAGGTGAGCTATGATTATAGATATCTCAACGTTAAACATTGAGATGTTCAGTGCTAtggtatttacttattctatgattcacatagataatataaacagtaaaaattaaCTTATGTATTCATAATACAGATACATAAGATCTGCGGATGACTACCGTCaggttataaatatgtagacatGAAATGATTACACTGTTACATTGAGTTAGCTTGGAGACGAATGATACCAAGatcatgaatataaaatttaactgGCGAACTTGAACAGTAAAATTTAACTCGGAGATAAATACtgccgagtgatgacatgagacaagtcttatatattataaagacaaaatgattagattaaattcggagatgtatactgccgaatgttaaaatgaaaatagcttaaattatacacacaatacaattaaagtgaattaatgagtaatactattaacattgaacgaTTTAAACttatgattacatctaataagtaatatatgcgttgggggtagtgtcttcgggttagaTTAAGcgaccgaagttgacggaattgaagctgctgtttctcctccttcttctgatcttccttcctgtcaagtggttcctgtggtagaatcggcaatggcgccactagatgactggaccgacgaaactctccgttggcagtaaagacgtcgacgactcgaactatgccatctggtccgggatacaatttagtgactcgacccaggatccatcgggttggcagcatatgttcttcctttaacaggaccatttgacccacactcagattgttgcttgagtgcttcttccatttgtgtcgtaactgcaaagaatgtaaatattccgccgaccaacgtttccaaaatgctgctgtggtcaattgtatctgaagcagattggcatggacattagtgttatatttaacctccattggaagagccagtaaggatctgccaattaagaaatgtcctggtgtgaggggtaaaaggtctagtggatctgATGACatgggactaagaggacgggaattcatgcaagcttctatttgagtcaatactgTACAGAATGATTcaaaatttaaggtggtggcctttaacaccttttttaaatgatttttcatggatttaaccactgcttcccacagccctcccatgtgaggcgcccttggcgggttaaacttccaacgaatcccttcggaggctacataccgtagtagcttctcctcatgaggacgttcataaattaattttactaaattaacgagttcacgacttgcacccacaaaattagtagcattgtcggaatatatcgtattgggcctgccacgtctggctacgaatcttcttaaacaatttaagaaatttgaactcgttaagtctccgacaagttccaagtggactgccttactggaaaaacacacaaagacacaaacgtaacccttaattatcttagaattcttattgcaaccactcttcacaggaaacggtcctgcgaagtctatccccacatgactgaaaggaaaatttgcAGTGGtgcgttcaagcgggagtaatcccattaatctattatgTGACAATGGTTTATTTctaaaacaaatgacacatgaacgtaCTACTCCAGTACGTTCATGattgtccggccaatggccaataggtctgtcGCAAAAATGACAgaaaggcttgagtacccaagtgaatatactTCAGGttcgcatctcggacaatcatgtgtgtaagtttgtgcttatttgacaatataatgggtgacgttgatagggTTGTTCCCAGaagaagtctacttccaacacaaattaaattctcatggaatacaggggacaatttagctaatttactgctactgggaattgtaTGTCCCTTACttagcaaacgatattccaattaaaatgattccatttgcgataaccttatcaaattatttaaagcatcttttaattctaaagcggacggttcgttagtTTCTCTAACGATTAATTGTTTGTTCCTTAGTGGCCGGCGAACATATGGTAacactcgaaggagtcttggaagatgagaatatttatctatccaatcattctccctcacaagggtagcatTAGTGACAACCCTTCtttctggaagatctattgtgatctccggaggtcttcgaggccatcgtgattcatctaatttcaaccaactagggccgtcccaccataacgaattgtgatttaattctgatggttgagtccctcgagaaattaaatctgctgggttgtctgtagaggagacatggaaccactcaatgggttgagatattgattggatttcggccactcgattggcaacgaaggtagtCCATCTACATGACTCTCCCTttatccaatgcaatgcgactgTAGAATCAGTCCAGTAATATTTGTCATTAatgtgaattgttaattggtcaactgttgacttcattaactttgataataacatagcggagcacagctctaaacgcggaatggttacaaaactgagcggagtgACTCTTGAACGAGAACAAACAAGATGACATTTATAATTTCctaattgatcagtacattttacataaatacaagcaccataagctttctcggatgcgtcacaaaatccatGTACTTGTTTATTAATGGcgttatttagtattatcaatctaggaattttataaagtttcatgactgtatttgataattgacaatctttccattttttgaagattgtctgagtaataaattcaataagttttaataaaaataaacttaaccaatctgattggacactaggtcccaccatcaaaatattatttagtgagatgttggacgttgtctttgcggatgcatcaaaaactacacgatctttagtggtaaggctagactccttaaccacgacgtgatgaggtaaataacaatgatcCTCATGGGCCTCCGGGGGTTcgcactctgacatatgtcctaattCTACATACTCCTCTAATACTTTATTATATTCCGTCTTTAATTTATCATTAGTTAGAAAACGTCTTTCCAATACCTTGTGTCTCTTTTCCGCGATATGTAACGAATTTTCTAATACTACAGGGGAATTTTTGAATGGTAAAGCTACACCGAATCTACCGTtcttatctcgtgatgtgtgtgctttaaaatgttcctcacatcttttctcctcaagagattgatgtttcaCAATAGGAACTTGTTCTATCATCTAACTGTTTTGAATATGattgtctaattgacttaagcctatgtggctcttccctggagcattatttacttcgggatatggacctaCGATTGTCCATctgaattcggtatcctttacaATAGGCATACcctttcctaactggatggttcctgctttcatagcatgaacacaaatttcggcgccgagcaataagtcgattggcgtcggtttattccaaaggggatctgataaacTGATTCCTGCTGGAATTGAAAtcaactgttgatccagtttcacagttggaatgtCTCCGGTAATTTCCGGTAATACTAAACACAACAccttggttgagtaattagtaattgaagaccttatggtcactttggtgatgtgacgaatgctattttcttgattagcgatacctacagttttttgagagatttttttctaatttgaaattattcttcttagcgaaagatgtggtaacatagttgacttgtgagccggaatctaataatatacggcccttaacgaccgttccgttggacgttataatgtctacttgtaccgtgggtaaaattatctccctttgagagaaatgagtagaatgagcattaattgattTCCTTTCCGTATTATTTGAACTagatgtatcgtcctgatgcaacaaagtattttgtttgcaccttaagcaattaaagctagacctacaatttgttatcttatgagttgaatttaaacatttcaaaCACATGGTATTAGATTTTACGAATTAATTTCTTTCcgaactggattttgctttgaatttatcgcaTTTACCTATGAAATGATTGTTTCGACAAAACGCGCATGAGTTTACCCtgcttgatgggtttttgttcgcgacatgagttctcctgattcgttgactattatgagggaattctttcaccgtagttaaagatgcagtagattgtaatacgttacatctattctgcaggaACGTCTCTCACTTCTCgtacggtggcatttctctgtcaaccagagatgtttcccagtcctttaataaactaaatggtaatttccttagaactagacatgttacccatggatctaaaatttctctcgcgtaacccaatgattcaatgtttttaatacataccGTTACCTTATTCAATAgatctctcaattcgatatATGATTccctt from Arctopsyche grandis isolate Sample6627 chromosome 1, ASM5162203v2, whole genome shotgun sequence includes the following:
- the LOC143913021 gene encoding uncharacterized protein LOC143913021, translating into MIFKCLGYPGSTGIPGQPGIPGQPGQPGRPGTPGGPGGPGSPGGPGGPPGIGGPGGPQGPGS